In one Takifugu flavidus isolate HTHZ2018 chromosome 9, ASM371156v2, whole genome shotgun sequence genomic region, the following are encoded:
- the eif4ea gene encoding eukaryotic translation initiation factor 4E-1A isoform X2, with product MQCMKMSQASRWALWFFKNDKSKTWEANLRLISRFDTVEDFWALYNHIQLSSNLMSGCDYSLFKDGIKPMWEDERNRRGGRWLITLSKQQRKSDLDQFWLETLLCLVGEGFDDFSDDVCGAVINVRAKGDKIAIWTTNYENKEAVTHIGRVYKERLGVPPKVIIGYQSHADTATKSGSTTKNKFVA from the exons ATGCAATGCATGAAAATGAGCCAAGCTTCCAG gtgGGCTCTTTGGTTCTtcaaaaatgacaaaagcaaAACCTGGGAAGCCAATCTCCGTCTGATCTCCAGATTTGACACAGTGGAAGATTTCTGGGC ATTATACAATCACATTCAGCTATCGAGTAACTTGATGTCTGGCTGTGACTATTCGCTATTTAAG GATGGGATTAAGCCCATGTGGGAGGATGAAAGGAATCGACGAGGTGGTCGCTGGCTGATAACCTTGTCTAAGCAGCAGCGTAAATCAGACCTGGATCAGTTCTGGTTGGAGACA cttTTGTGCCTCGTGGGTGAAGGTTTTGATGATTTCAGTGACGACGTATGTGGAGCAGTCATTAACGTCCGTGCCAAAGGGGATAAAATAGCAATATGGACCACAAACTATGAAAACAAAGAGGCCGTCACGCACATAGG GCGAGTTTATAAGGAGAGATTAGGTGTTCCACCAAAAGTGATCATCGGGTACCAGTCGCACGCAGACACAGCCACCAAGAGCGGCTCCACAACCAAAAACAAGTTTGTTGCCTGA
- the eif4ea gene encoding eukaryotic translation initiation factor 4E-1A isoform X1 gives MATALVVLTSVPANPEKEKCETSIQKVLSPDKYIKHPLQNKWALWFFKNDKSKTWEANLRLISRFDTVEDFWALYNHIQLSSNLMSGCDYSLFKDGIKPMWEDERNRRGGRWLITLSKQQRKSDLDQFWLETLLCLVGEGFDDFSDDVCGAVINVRAKGDKIAIWTTNYENKEAVTHIGRVYKERLGVPPKVIIGYQSHADTATKSGSTTKNKFVA, from the exons ATGGCGACCGCTTTGGTG GTGTTAACTTCAGTTCCTGCAAATCCCGAAAAGGAAAAGTGTGAAACATCTATTCAAAAGGTCTTGAGTCCCGATAAGTATATCAAGCATCCATTACAAAACAa gtgGGCTCTTTGGTTCTtcaaaaatgacaaaagcaaAACCTGGGAAGCCAATCTCCGTCTGATCTCCAGATTTGACACAGTGGAAGATTTCTGGGC ATTATACAATCACATTCAGCTATCGAGTAACTTGATGTCTGGCTGTGACTATTCGCTATTTAAG GATGGGATTAAGCCCATGTGGGAGGATGAAAGGAATCGACGAGGTGGTCGCTGGCTGATAACCTTGTCTAAGCAGCAGCGTAAATCAGACCTGGATCAGTTCTGGTTGGAGACA cttTTGTGCCTCGTGGGTGAAGGTTTTGATGATTTCAGTGACGACGTATGTGGAGCAGTCATTAACGTCCGTGCCAAAGGGGATAAAATAGCAATATGGACCACAAACTATGAAAACAAAGAGGCCGTCACGCACATAGG GCGAGTTTATAAGGAGAGATTAGGTGTTCCACCAAAAGTGATCATCGGGTACCAGTCGCACGCAGACACAGCCACCAAGAGCGGCTCCACAACCAAAAACAAGTTTGTTGCCTGA